TTACGAACTGGCACTCCTGGTCAAGCTGGGCCTGGCTGCGCTGGCCGGTGTCCTTGTGGGCCTGGAAAGGGAGAAGCACGGGCGCCCGGCGGGCATGCGCACGAACCTCCTCGTTTCGGTGGGCGCCTGCACCATCATGATCATCTCAGAGGCGTTCTACATCAAGTACGGCATGTACGGCAGTGAAACCGCCCTGCGCCTGGACCCTTCCCGTACCGCGGCCCAGATCATCACCGGCATCGGTTTCCTGGGCGCGGGCGTGATCATAAAGGAGGGGCCCACGGTAAGAGGGCTCACCACCGCCGCTAGCCTCTGGGTGGTGGCAGGCCTTGGGATGGCCTTCGGGATGGGGTTTTTCTCCCTGGGCGCCCTTTCCACGGTGCTAGTCATCGTCAGCCTGATCTTCCTCAGAAAACTCGACCCGATCGTCAAA
This window of the bacterium genome carries:
- a CDS encoding MgtC/SapB family protein; its protein translation is MFFGDSYMGSYELALLVKLGLAALAGVLVGLEREKHGRPAGMRTNLLVSVGACTIMIISEAFYIKYGMYGSETALRLDPSRTAAQIITGIGFLGAGVIIKEGPTVRGLTTAASLWVVAGLGMAFGMGFFSLGALSTVLVIVSLIFLRKLDPIVKKNRFLTMSVTGVRRANLYDELMDLVKGMGLKASDISSQVDLVENEIFIKMVLTQQQKRIGQEVTAAVERLEGIKKIFYS